The nucleotide sequence CGGCTCCAATATCTTCCGCCGGAGCGAATGTGATACGACATGGCCCGTGCGGCCTGCCGCCTGTCACCGGCCAAGAGCGCCTCGACGATCGCCAGGTGCTCGCCGGTCTCTTCGGCTACGCGGCGAAAATCGTTACGGCTGGTAGTGTGCTCCCAGGCCAGGTCGCGGAAGGCGCGGAAGAGCGTCTTCAGCCGGCCGATCTCCTTGCCCAAAAAAACATTGCCGCACGAGGCGGCGATCAGGTCGTGCAGACGGCTATCGACCTGCCGGGCCTTCTCGACCGCCCGCATATTGAACGTGTTTTTGCGGCCATTCAAGCGGGTCAGCTCCTCGGCCAGCGACTCCAGGCCCTCGATTTCGACGCGGCCGCAGGCGCTGCGCACGGCCTCGCACTCCAGCGCGCGGCGGACCTGGAAAATCTCTCGCACGTCTTTAGCGACCAC is from Pirellulales bacterium and encodes:
- a CDS encoding GntR family transcriptional regulator, with product MASAPLTSRLNCDHGLRRQAIVESLLREVFQGRLRAGQHLATQQLADLFGVSHTPIREALISLAGIGVIDLVPNRGAIVRRVVAKDVREIFQVRRALECEAVRSACGRVEIEGLESLAEELTRLNGRKNTFNMRAVEKARQVDSRLHDLIAASCGNVFLGKEIGRLKTLFRAFRDLAWEHTTSRNDFRRVAEETGEHLAIVEALLAGDRRQAARAMSYHIRSGGRYWSRVLPSEGSGGPGGAPVQGSGLNGAAKKSKIRVRVEENGK